CGCGCGCCTTCGCCTGTTTCAGTTCCTCCAAGCTGCGGCATTGGGTGACGCCTTCTTCTTTCGCCTTCGGCTTATTGCTGGTTTGCTCGGCGGCGGCGTTCAAAACACCGGCGCAGAGCCAAAATAAAAGCATCCATCGCACTTTCATAATATATCCTTAGCGTCAGTAGAAGAGCCATCTTGGCTCTTTCTTCGCTCAAGAGGCTGGAAGCCTCTTCCACTTTTTTCTCATTGAAAAGAATAGCACAATCCAACGGACTTGACTAATCTCGACTACTAATCAAGAAAAACGATATTCCTTTCCATCGCCGGGTTTTGCCAGAATGAAATACATGGTAATAATGAATAACGGATGTTATGAAAAAAATAGATAGAAGTTATTTAGAATTCCGTATTGAATCGCAAAACCGCGAAATGAAAATTAAAACACGAAAAAAAGGATTTGAATATTGAGCAAGAAATCGCGCTTTGAGAACGATTTTTCCGTGGAATCCAAAAAAATCCGCCCTATCCGTGATTCGTGAAATTCGTGGTTTTTTCGCGGTTTCGTGATTCAAAAACGTGAAAAAATGAAGCCTCTGTCTCTTGCTAGAACGATGCTTCTTACAAAGCAGGCTTAGAACGCAGCCCGCCAATTGCATATCATAATTTGTGAAAGTGTATGTATTCAGCGCCATGAATGAAATCGGTTCATTGGAACTCTACCAAAGAAACATGGCTCTAATCGGGGAGATTTACCCGCAATACGTTCTCCTTCTCTCCTCGCAATCCGCTTCCGATTCCAACTATCTCATAACCGAAATCGGTCCTACCACTTATTCCTGCCGGATTCGTCCTCATCCTTCCGCATCGCCGATAGAGGAGGAAGAATGGATTCACGGCCCGGAAAATCCCTGGATGGCGGCGGAACAAACCATTAAGAGCGTAAACTGGAGCGCGCAGAGTTTATTCCTCATCCTTCGTCCGAGCCTGGGATATCTTCCGCTTACGCTCTATCCCAACCTGCGCAAGGGTCGTCATGCTCAGCGCATGTTGCTGGCGGAAGACCGCGTCGAGTTGTTCCATTTGTCGCTGCGGCTGTTCGATTGGACGGATGCGCTGCGTTCCGACCGGACGATTCTGCTGCTGGGCGGCGATCCAGGGCAGGCGGCGATTCGCTTTTTCCAAACCAATCCCGTTTCTCTCTTGCCTCCCCTATCCGTCCTCTGCGGATCGGCTTGGAACGGCGAAATGCGGCGGATGATGAACTCGCTGCAAGCGGCATTGTCCCCGCTGGCGGAAACGGTTTTTAACGCTTCGAAGCACTATTTCGAAGATTTGAAAGCGCATTACGCGGCGGCGGCGCGGGATATTCGCCATAAGAAAAAAATTGTGATGGTGGAACCGGAGCACGATTACCTAGCCGCTTCGATCGGCGACGCTTTTCGCGAAGAAGGCTGCGCCGTGGAAAACTTTCTGGGCAATCAACGGCTGCTCCATTTTCTCAATCCTTACATCTGGCTGGTTTATACCCGAGAGCACTTCCCAGACGTCTTGCTATGGATGAACCGCAATACGCTCTCTCCCGAAGGGGTGGAAAACTTGCGCCATTTCCCCATCCAAAAAGTCCTTTGGTTTTTGGACAGCCCTAAGCGGGTGCAGACGACGCGGGAGGAGATCGAAGCCTCCGATTTCTACTTTTCCTTCGATCCAACATACTTGCTCTATTTGGAAGAACTGGGCGGCAAGAAGGGCGCGCAACTCTCCACCGCCGCTGGAATCCGTCCCCTGCCATCTTGCCAGCCCGGCGGAAACTGGCCGGAAAAAGAAGGGCCGCCGGTAGGCTTCGTGGGAGCGCTGGCGGCGCAGCGCTTCCAAGCCGTACGCGAATATTGGCTGAGAAAAGACCCGGAGTTCGTCGCGATTCTAGACGGCGTCGTGGAAGATTATCTTGGCGATCCCGCGCGCTCCCTGGAAGAGCGCTTCGACGCCTCGCCCGGAAGGGAAAGGCTGCCCTACAGCGGTTTCGTAGTGCTCTATCTCGAAGAGAGCGCGACTTATCTGCGGCGGCTGCATTTTTTAAAGCCCCTGCGCGCCTTAGGATTGAAGACTTATGGCGGAATCGAATGGGGCCGCGGCGAATGGGCGCAGGATTTGCAGGATTGCTTCGCCGGAAAAGCGCCCCGCTACCTCGAAGATTTGCCGAACGTCTATTATCATACTCGGATCAACGTCAATGTCTTTCACGTTCAATGCGTCAACTCGACGAATCCGAGAGTTTACGACGTATTGGCGGCGGGCGGTTTTCTGTTGACGGAATACCGCTCGATCCTCGAAGACGAATTCAAAATCGGCGAACATCTCGATTGCTTTCGCGGCCCCGAAGAATTGCGCGCCAAAACGGAGTATTATCTACAACATGAAGAAGAGCGCGAAGCCATTGCGCGGGCGGGGCAGAAATTCGTATTGGAACATGCAACCTACCGGCAAAGAATCCAACGGTTGCTGATCGAAATCGCAGCGCCTTCATTCTAAATAAAGGATGCCATTCGATGATAGGAAAAAAAGGACTTTTTTTTCTGATGCTAACGCTGGCGTTTCTTCCAGCCTGCCAACGTCAAAAGGAGACCGCCTCCGCCATGCCGCCTAACGCCTTGGGACCGCTGACCGCTATCCAGTTCGAAGCGGGTGGAACAACGGTGGAAATCGAAATCGCCATTACGCCCAAGGAGCAACAGCAAGGATTGATGTACCGTACGTCCATGCCGGAAAATCGCGGGATGCTGTTCGTATACGACGAAACCGTCTTGGGGCGGACGGATTACCTGACTTTTTGGATGAGAAACACGAAAATCCCGCTCTCCATCGCCTTCATGCTGGAAGATGGAACCATTGCGAACATCGAAGACATGAAGCCGCAAGTCGGTTCTTTCCCGCCCGTGGAACGCTATAGAGCCAGCCGCAAAGATTGCTTCTACGCTTTAGAAATGAATAAAGGCTGGTTCGAAAAACATGGAATCAAACCAGGAGACGTCTTCCCGCTGCCGTTCGAAAAAATTCGGCTGCTATGGGAGAGCAAGACGGCGCCATAGAAACGCCGACGAACAGAATGCCATCCATCAATGGAGAATGCGTGTCTCTTATGCGCGAATTACAATTGAATTTTAGGAAGAGATGGACTATATTGAAAAATAATGCTTTCTTAAGCAAAGGAGTTTCTTATGCCGGAACCAGAAATCGATAACCAAGAATCGATAGAATCTTTTTTCGAACGGTTGGGAATTGAATTTGAAAGAAAAAAGTATAGGATAAAAAAATCCGAAAAAGATAAAGATAAAGAAAGAAAATTTTCGACTCGTTTATCCCACAACTCATTACCGCTTTCTAGCATTTATGAAAAATAATGCCGAACTGGAAAGAAATATTGGAAGAATTGCAATCGATCTTCCATTTTAGAACAAGATGTAGATATACAGGATGAAAGGATGACTAGAATGTTTTTATCCTGAGAATCCTGAAAATCCTGCCCATCCTGATTCTGACAAACAAACGGAGCGATAATGTAAGTTTAAAGAATGAAATTGACGTCCAGCCCCTTCACTCGGAGGGGCTGTTTGATTTCCATAGGAATATTACAAATTCTTTAATTGGATGGAGACTTAATCATGAGACGTGTAACTTACATTTTTCTTTTATTATTATGCAGCGCGACGATTCTGGCTAATGCTGACACAATCAATCCCGTCAAGCGCATTGCAGCGCCGGGATTGGTTCTTCAACTTCGCGATCCGCTGCTATTGGCGGGAGGCGCCGATAAAGTCGCCATCTACAATATTCAGAATCGCGCTAATCCCGTTTTATTGAGCGAATTCGCCGTATCTTCCGGCGTTTCCGGAATCGCAACCAGCGGCGACTTGGCGATCGTCAGCTTAGACAGTTGGGACGAACGGCAACCGAATTTTCTCGTCGTCAATATCGCGGATCCTTCCGCGCCGAAAATTCTTTTCGCGAAGCGAGCGGGCGATCCCGGCAAGAAAATCCAAATGGTGTACGCCGTTGGAGACATCGTTTACGCCGGTCTCGATCCTTCGGGCCTATTGTCCATTTCCGTATCGGCGGCCAATGAGCCTGTCATTTTAGGAGGATTCAACACGTCGGAAGTCGTAACGGATATGATCTCCGCCGGCCATCGAGCTTATGTAACGACGTGGAACGAATTGCTGGTTCTGGACATCGGCGATCCCGCCGGATTGAAGAAAATTTCCAGCGTTCCCAGTTTGGACATCAACGACGGCTTGGATATCGACGGCGATATTCTCGGCGTCGCGGAAGGATTCGAAGGGACGACGTTTTACGATATTTCCAATCCTGACAAACCCGTGAAACTTAATACCGTTTACCTCTTTAACATGCACGAAGTGTATAAAATCTCTCTGCGTCAGAAATTCTGTTATATCGCCGTCATGGCCAAAGCATCCACCAGCGTATTCGAACCTATGGTTCCAGGCGGATTGAAAATCATCGATTACGAACGAGGCGTCGCGCAGGCGGACGTCGTTAAAGAAAACGAAGCGGAGATGCACGCCTTCGACGTAATCGCCTTTGACGGATACGTGTACGTGGCTGAAGACGATAAACTGGCCATCTTCGAGCACGGCCCCAAAGGAGAGCGGCCAACGGCTACGCCCACCGTCCCCACGCCCACTCGCACGCCGACCATGACGCCGACGCCGACGAATACGCCGCCCTTCATGGCCACGGCCACCAAATCGTCCGCTCCGGCGCCGACATTCACGCCGGTTCCTACGCCCACGTATACTTTCACATCCACGCCTACGAAAAAGCCGGACGCCGCTACCTTTACGCCCACGCGAACGCCAACCGCGCCTCCCGCCGCCACGCCGACGTCCGTCAGCGCAGGACCGCAGCCCATCGCCGTATTCGAATTCGACAAATCCACGCTGGAAGATAACGGCTGGAAGGAAATTCCCGGCGGCTTCGGCGGCGCATCGCCGGGGATCGCGACGTTTCTCGATCTATCCGACAAACAAATCCCTTCCTCCAAAGACAAAAAAGGACTCTTCTCTATTATTCGCAAAGGAGAGGTAACGTTTCTAATAACGCTAAAAGCCATCGACACCGGCGGCTATCCCGCTCTCATCCGCGCGCAAGCGCAGACGAACGCTCCTTCCGCATCGCTCTTTGTAGGAGCGTTGAAAGGAGCGTTGTTTACCAACGAGAATTTCGACGGCTCGTTAGCCTACACGCAAATGACCACGGCTGCGGCTTTCGTCGATAAAGAGGGAACCCTCATGACGCTCCTGAAGCCCGACGCGGGAACAACCATCAGCCCCTTCATCCAAATCGCTGGAGGAGAAGGAAGCGCCAACGTCTGGATCGACCGCTTGGAGGTATTCGTCATGAAGCCGGGAACGCCGTTCCCGGAATGAGGGATCGTAACATGAGCCTCGCTACTTGATCGATCTGCGGTTATATTCATGAAATTATCGCAGGGAAGGCAGAATGCAGCGTGAGTCGAGCGTAAGCGAGCCTCGTCGATATCGCGCATATCGTTTTGCTGTTTTAACTCATCCGTGGATTTGCCGCGCCACCTCGGCGACGCGCTTTCCCAACCGCTTCGCCACTGCCAGGTCTTCGGCAGGAATCAGACTCGGCTGACGGCCCAGGACGCTCGTTCCTACGCCGTGGGAATAACCCAGCGTTTTGTTTTCGGGCAAACCCGGCGGCAGGCTGACCAACGTCATACCCAATTGAAACATCGTAACCAGCATGGCCAGCAGCGCAAATTCCTGGTCTCCATGCAGAGAGCCGCTGCTAGTAAAAGCGGAGCCGACAACGCCGGGTATGCCGCCCTTCATCCACACGGAAGAGATCACGTCGTCCATGAATGCTTTCATAGGCGCGCTGACGTTGCCCATATGAGTCGGCGATCCGAGGATCAAGCCTTGGCAGCCCGTTATATGCTCCGATCGTGCCTGCTGGCAGCGGATCAGCCGCGAGGAGCATCCCCCCGTCGATTCCACGCCTTCCGCCACAGCCTCGGCGATGCGTTCCGTATGCCCTTTTACGCTATGGTAAACGATATGAATAGCCGTCATGGAGTTTTCTTTCCATAATATTCGCATGAAAAAGATTTCGTTTTAAAGAAGAAAATTATAACGCCATCGCAAGCGTTGCGTTAGCGCCGCTCAATAGCGCGAGCGAAATGGCAAGAGTTCAGATCGACAAAAAAGCGGGAAGGCCCCCGCCTCCACAAGAAAGAAGTTAGACCAACTAGCCGTTTCGTTCAAGAGGAGAAGTGTAATGATATATAAGACTTAGGATCTAGCGCCGCAAGGCATGGGGGTTCGAGTCCCCCTCCTCGCATGTTTCCCCTGCATTTCCTAATTTTGGCGATATCATCTTCATGGCCGTTATTTCCCCCAAAAGATAAAAAGGTCCTCTTGACAGTTTCGGAATAAATAATATAATGACATGCGATTAGATATTTTAAGGAGCGCGATGTTATCCAAAACGGGAATCCATGCCATACGCGCCATGATGTCACTCGCCGAGCTGCCCGATGGCGTTTACGCCGGGGCCGGCTCCATCGCCGATGTCATTCACGCCCCGCGCAATTATTTGGGAAAGTTATTGCAGACGCTCTCCCGCGTTGGATTGGTCGAATCGCAAAAAGGATTGGGCGGGGGCTTTCGGCTGGCGATGGATCCTCGAAAGATCACCCTCTTGGATATCGTCGATCCGATCGAACATATCGGACGGCTGTCCGGTTGCTTCTTGGGCGGCAGTACTTGTTCGGAAAACAAACCCTGCGCCATACATCAGCGCTGGGGAAAAGTCCGCGATCAGTATATTCAATTATTGAAAGAAACGACGATAGCCGATTTGATTCAGGACGGAAAATCGATCCCGGAATCGGGATGATTTTTTTTCATTTCAATTAGGATAATACTATGCTATTATCCTTATACAACGCAAGAGGAGAAGCGTCATGAAACCTACGGAGATATTGAAAAACGAACACCGCGTCATCGAGCAAGTTTTGAATAGCTTGCAGGCCATTGTGGAGGAGAGTGCGGCGAAAGGCCGATTGGAGGAAGAATCCGCCCGTCTGGCCGTCGATTTCTTCCGAAATTTCGCCGACCGTTGCCACCACGGCAAGGAAGAAGTTCATCTTTTCCCCTGGATGGAGGCGAAAGGCTTCGAACGGAACAACGGCCCGACGGGAGTAATGTTAAGAGAGCATGAAATCGGACGAGCGCATGTACGCGGCATGGAAGAAGCCATCGCGGCGGCGGCGCAAGGCGGCGGCGAAGCGCTGATGAGTTTTGCGAATCATGCGAACGGCTATATCGAGATGCTGCGCGAGCACATCCAAAAGGAAGACCATTGCCTCTTCTCTATGGCGAACCAAATCATGAGCGAGGAAGACGAACGCCAATTGATGGCGCTCTTCGAGCATGTGGAAGAGGAAGAAATGGAAGCGGGAACTCATGAAAAATATCTGCGCGTCGCGCAAATGCTCGCCGAGCGTTATCAGGTTCCGCCAGCGGAAGTGGATTTATCAGCCTTAACCTGCGGCTGCCATCATACTCATTAAACGATCGGGAGGAAAAAACATGATATCGAATGGACTCAAAGGATTCTTCGTATTTTCTCTATTTGGTGCGATTCTCATCACGCTCGTTGGCGGATGGTATACATGGGAAGCGGCGCCGCCTTATCCGGCGGTGGCTGTGGGGCCGGACGGAGCGGCGTTATTTGCGCAGGACGACGTTCTCCAGGGTCAGCATGTATGGCAAAAGTATGGCTTGATGGATAACGGTTCGGTCTGGGGGCATGGAACCTATCGCGGCAACGATTATTCGGCGACGACGCTTCATCTCGCCGGCGTTTTCATGCGCGATTTCTATGCGCAAAAAGAATATAGCAAGCCTTATGGAGAACTCGCTCCCGAACAGAAATCCGTTTTGGATGAACGAGTGATTCGGGAAATCAAGGAAAATCGCCTGGATT
This window of the Candidatus Omnitrophota bacterium genome carries:
- a CDS encoding glycosyltransferase, producing MKVYVFSAMNEIGSLELYQRNMALIGEIYPQYVLLLSSQSASDSNYLITEIGPTTYSCRIRPHPSASPIEEEEWIHGPENPWMAAEQTIKSVNWSAQSLFLILRPSLGYLPLTLYPNLRKGRHAQRMLLAEDRVELFHLSLRLFDWTDALRSDRTILLLGGDPGQAAIRFFQTNPVSLLPPLSVLCGSAWNGEMRRMMNSLQAALSPLAETVFNASKHYFEDLKAHYAAAARDIRHKKKIVMVEPEHDYLAASIGDAFREEGCAVENFLGNQRLLHFLNPYIWLVYTREHFPDVLLWMNRNTLSPEGVENLRHFPIQKVLWFLDSPKRVQTTREEIEASDFYFSFDPTYLLYLEELGGKKGAQLSTAAGIRPLPSCQPGGNWPEKEGPPVGFVGALAAQRFQAVREYWLRKDPEFVAILDGVVEDYLGDPARSLEERFDASPGRERLPYSGFVVLYLEESATYLRRLHFLKPLRALGLKTYGGIEWGRGEWAQDLQDCFAGKAPRYLEDLPNVYYHTRINVNVFHVQCVNSTNPRVYDVLAAGGFLLTEYRSILEDEFKIGEHLDCFRGPEELRAKTEYYLQHEEEREAIARAGQKFVLEHATYRQRIQRLLIEIAAPSF
- a CDS encoding DUF192 domain-containing protein, with the translated sequence MIGKKGLFFLMLTLAFLPACQRQKETASAMPPNALGPLTAIQFEAGGTTVEIEIAITPKEQQQGLMYRTSMPENRGMLFVYDETVLGRTDYLTFWMRNTKIPLSIAFMLEDGTIANIEDMKPQVGSFPPVERYRASRKDCFYALEMNKGWFEKHGIKPGDVFPLPFEKIRLLWESKTAP
- a CDS encoding flavodoxin domain-containing protein — its product is MRILWKENSMTAIHIVYHSVKGHTERIAEAVAEGVESTGGCSSRLIRCQQARSEHITGCQGLILGSPTHMGNVSAPMKAFMDDVISSVWMKGGIPGVVGSAFTSSGSLHGDQEFALLAMLVTMFQLGMTLVSLPPGLPENKTLGYSHGVGTSVLGRQPSLIPAEDLAVAKRLGKRVAEVARQIHG
- a CDS encoding Rrf2 family transcriptional regulator, with the protein product MLSKTGIHAIRAMMSLAELPDGVYAGAGSIADVIHAPRNYLGKLLQTLSRVGLVESQKGLGGGFRLAMDPRKITLLDIVDPIEHIGRLSGCFLGGSTCSENKPCAIHQRWGKVRDQYIQLLKETTIADLIQDGKSIPESG
- a CDS encoding hemerythrin domain-containing protein, with the protein product MKPTEILKNEHRVIEQVLNSLQAIVEESAAKGRLEEESARLAVDFFRNFADRCHHGKEEVHLFPWMEAKGFERNNGPTGVMLREHEIGRAHVRGMEEAIAAAAQGGGEALMSFANHANGYIEMLREHIQKEDHCLFSMANQIMSEEDERQLMALFEHVEEEEMEAGTHEKYLRVAQMLAERYQVPPAEVDLSALTCGCHHTH